A single genomic interval of Lacrimispora sphenoides JCM 1415 harbors:
- a CDS encoding sulfate adenylyltransferase subunit 1 — MGSTENGLLKFITCGSVDDGKSTLIGHILYDSKLLYADQEQALILDSQVGSRGGAIDYSLLLDGLMAEREQGITIDVAYRYFTTNARSFIVADTPGHEEYTRNMAVGASFAELSVILVDASQGVLAQTRRHTRICSLMGIRFFIFAVNKMDLISYSREKFNEISKDIVALCEELSLEHVVIIPVSATEGDNVTRHSENMPWYQGETLLSHLETVDISDEQPEAGFYMPVQRVCRPDHSFRGFQGQVEAGRVSVGDQLTALPSGEHALVKSISIAGKNAAESSVGQPVTIQLDREVDVSRGCVLVKDAGLKLERTFIATLLWMDEENLIPGKEYLLKLGTKLSPAVVTGIQHKVDINSGVLLPAESVGKNEILRCEISLSEPIVLDQFKRHKSLGELILIDRVKHSTTACGVIEETDEQKQEGILLQDGEKKLIIRLFDNFYYHPGIHAVLRHSPDPVVYIAGDALPLKTDQFDYPLDFDLPCGQEVACIRQGVFVGFGSRDEKIPLINTNGIQTEGELPRNFGKYRRVLIWEDSYEI; from the coding sequence ATGGGCAGTACAGAAAACGGACTTTTGAAATTTATTACCTGCGGCAGTGTGGACGACGGGAAATCCACCTTGATCGGGCATATTCTGTATGACTCAAAGCTGCTTTATGCGGATCAGGAGCAGGCACTGATTCTGGATAGCCAGGTGGGAAGCAGGGGCGGCGCGATCGACTATTCTCTCCTGTTAGATGGTCTGATGGCTGAACGGGAACAGGGGATCACAATTGATGTTGCTTACCGTTACTTTACAACCAATGCACGAAGCTTTATCGTAGCCGACACGCCGGGCCACGAAGAGTATACACGGAATATGGCGGTGGGTGCCTCTTTTGCGGAGCTCTCGGTCATTCTTGTAGACGCATCCCAGGGCGTGCTGGCGCAAACCCGCCGGCATACCAGGATCTGTTCTTTGATGGGGATACGCTTTTTCATTTTTGCCGTCAACAAAATGGATCTGATTTCCTATAGCAGGGAAAAATTCAACGAGATATCGAAAGATATCGTGGCTCTTTGCGAGGAATTGTCACTGGAACATGTGGTTATCATCCCTGTTTCAGCCACAGAAGGAGACAATGTCACCAGACATTCGGAAAATATGCCGTGGTATCAAGGGGAAACATTGCTTTCGCATCTGGAAACAGTGGATATTTCCGATGAACAGCCGGAAGCAGGGTTTTATATGCCAGTGCAGCGGGTTTGCCGCCCCGACCATAGCTTTCGAGGGTTCCAGGGGCAGGTGGAGGCAGGCAGGGTATCAGTTGGCGATCAGCTGACAGCCTTGCCAAGCGGAGAACACGCTCTTGTAAAATCCATTTCCATTGCCGGGAAAAATGCGGCCGAATCGTCTGTAGGACAGCCGGTCACCATTCAGCTTGACCGGGAAGTGGATGTTTCCCGGGGCTGTGTGCTGGTTAAAGACGCCGGCCTCAAGCTGGAAAGGACCTTTATTGCCACACTTCTATGGATGGATGAAGAAAATCTGATTCCCGGAAAGGAGTATTTACTCAAACTGGGGACTAAGCTAAGCCCGGCCGTTGTGACGGGTATCCAGCATAAAGTGGATATAAACAGCGGCGTACTGCTGCCTGCCGAATCAGTGGGCAAAAATGAAATACTGCGCTGCGAGATCTCATTGTCCGAACCTATTGTATTGGATCAATTCAAACGGCATAAAAGCCTGGGCGAACTGATATTAATCGACCGGGTGAAACACTCTACGACCGCCTGCGGCGTCATTGAAGAGACAGACGAACAAAAACAAGAGGGTATCCTCTTGCAAGATGGAGAGAAAAAGCTGATCATTCGGCTGTTTGATAACTTTTATTACCATCCGGGCATTCATGCTGTGCTGCGTCATAGCCCTGATCCGGTTGTATATATAGCGGGAGATGCCCTTCCTTTAAAAACCGACCAGTTTGATTATCCTCTTGATTTTGATCTGCCCTGCGGCCAGGAGGTCGCTTGCATTCGTCAGGGAGTTTTTGTGGGGTTTGGCAGCCGTGATGAAAAGATACCGCTGATTAATACCAACGGCATTCAGACAGAAGGAGAACTGCCCCGTAATTTTGGAAAATACCGCCGTGTGCTGATTTGGGAGGATTCTTATGAAATTTAA
- the cysD gene encoding sulfate adenylyltransferase subunit CysD, with translation MKTDYIKRGEIPMSLTHLDQLEAEAIYIFREVAAECERPVMLYSIGKDSSVMLHLAMKAFYPEKPPFPFLHIDTSWKFREMIAFRDQRAKELNINMLVYRNEEAIAQGINPFDHGAAYTDIMKTQALKDALTKYQFTAAFGGGRRDEEKSRAKERIFSFRNEYHAWDPKNQRPEMWKLYNTQISKGESMRVFPISNWTEKDIWQYIRRENIGIVPLYFAKERPVVYRDGNIIMVDDDRMRLSPGEVPQLKKVRFRTLGCYPLTGGVESEADTLEAVIKETLASATSERTSRVIDNETAGSMERRKREGYF, from the coding sequence ATGAAAACAGATTATATCAAGAGAGGAGAGATCCCCATGTCTCTGACACATTTAGATCAATTGGAAGCTGAAGCGATCTATATTTTTCGTGAGGTCGCTGCTGAGTGCGAACGTCCGGTGATGCTATACTCTATCGGAAAGGATTCGTCGGTAATGCTTCATTTGGCCATGAAAGCTTTCTACCCGGAAAAGCCGCCTTTCCCATTTCTGCATATCGATACCAGCTGGAAATTTCGTGAAATGATTGCATTTCGTGACCAGCGCGCAAAAGAGTTAAACATCAATATGCTGGTCTACCGGAACGAAGAGGCGATCGCGCAAGGAATTAATCCCTTTGACCACGGCGCCGCATACACCGATATTATGAAGACGCAAGCGCTCAAAGACGCGCTTACCAAATATCAGTTCACGGCTGCCTTTGGCGGCGGGCGGCGAGACGAGGAAAAATCCCGGGCAAAGGAGCGAATCTTTTCCTTTCGGAACGAATATCACGCATGGGATCCCAAAAACCAGCGCCCGGAGATGTGGAAATTATACAATACGCAGATTAGTAAGGGTGAGAGCATGCGCGTCTTCCCTATTTCCAATTGGACAGAAAAGGATATCTGGCAATATATCCGGCGGGAAAATATCGGCATTGTACCCTTGTATTTTGCAAAAGAACGTCCTGTCGTTTATCGGGATGGAAACATTATCATGGTAGACGATGACCGGATGCGTTTAAGTCCGGGGGAAGTTCCGCAGCTCAAAAAAGTCCGATTTCGCACACTCGGCTGTTACCCGCTCACCGGCGGAGTGGAATCCGAAGCAGATACACTGGAGGCAGTAATCAAGGAGACGCTGGCCTCGGCCACAAGTGAACGCACCAGCCGGGTCATTGATAATGAGACGGCCGGCAGCATGGAACGTCGGAAACGGGAGGGGTATTTTTAA
- a CDS encoding indolepyruvate ferredoxin oxidoreductase subunit alpha: MSIEIRSEQCIGCGRCRSICPGSLIRLQQGKAEILRPERCWGCASCLKECPVQAIALYLGEDIGGLGGRFTIRRTGTQLHWMLTNPDGSTKTLTVDSRSANKY, from the coding sequence ATGAGCATTGAAATAAGGTCAGAGCAATGTATTGGATGCGGCCGGTGCCGCAGCATCTGTCCCGGCAGCCTGATACGCCTGCAACAGGGAAAAGCTGAAATTTTACGGCCGGAGCGTTGCTGGGGCTGCGCATCCTGTCTTAAGGAGTGTCCGGTACAGGCCATTGCGCTTTATCTGGGCGAGGACATCGGGGGACTGGGCGGCCGGTTTACCATCCGGCGAACCGGTACCCAGCTGCACTGGATGCTCACAAATCCGGATGGCAGCACAAAAACGCTGACGGTAGACAGCCGCAGCGCCAACAAATACTAA
- a CDS encoding adenylyl-sulfate reductase subunit alpha codes for MKQFSKMLRTEYLETDFLIIGGGTAGCYAALTFSEQSCGRILITDKADIRRSGCLAAGVNAINAYIVPGKTPQDYVDYARNDAQGIVRGDLLLTIAERLNRTAQKLEGLGLTVLKDEQGGYTIRGNRNIKINGENIKPILADAVSKRPEITVMNRVNVFEYIVKDNRIQGAYAISIDEPVLYVLTAKAVLCATGGAAGLYRPNHPGFSRHKMWYPPFNTGAGYAMGILAGAEMTTLEMRFIALRCKDTIAPTGTLAQGVGAKQINSQGEIYEQKYGLTTSQRLHGTVTESREGRGPCTLRTMGITEEQDEDLQKAYLNMAPSQTLRWLESGETPRIKNVEIEGTEPYIVGGHTASGYWVDTNRETTIKGLFAAGDVAGGCPQKYVTGAFAEGEIAANAAISCMIREAALPDAGQVLEKKLWLERFISQDKVSVTTDELEEKMQSVMDQYAGGIGSDYRFSEDSLRIADEKIEEIQRQTNALAAPDMQELVYILELRERLILSRSVIAHLAARRETRWHSFAENTDYPDISSEMECYVNSRIENGNLKILFRPLFGEGETYEH; via the coding sequence ATGAAACAGTTCAGTAAGATGCTACGTACGGAATATTTAGAAACAGATTTTTTGATCATTGGCGGCGGCACAGCAGGGTGTTATGCTGCTTTGACATTCAGTGAACAAAGCTGCGGCCGCATATTGATTACCGATAAGGCGGATATACGGCGCAGCGGCTGCCTGGCCGCAGGGGTCAATGCAATCAACGCATACATCGTGCCGGGAAAAACGCCTCAGGATTATGTGGATTACGCCCGTAACGACGCGCAAGGGATTGTACGCGGTGACTTACTTTTGACAATAGCCGAGAGACTGAACCGGACAGCGCAAAAACTGGAAGGACTGGGACTTACGGTTCTCAAGGATGAGCAAGGCGGATATACCATACGCGGTAATCGAAATATTAAAATAAACGGAGAAAACATAAAACCGATATTGGCTGACGCCGTATCAAAGAGACCGGAAATTACAGTGATGAACCGCGTCAACGTGTTTGAGTATATTGTGAAGGACAATCGCATTCAGGGCGCCTATGCCATCAGCATAGATGAGCCGGTGCTGTACGTCCTTACGGCCAAAGCAGTACTCTGCGCCACCGGCGGCGCTGCAGGCCTATACCGCCCCAATCATCCCGGATTTTCCCGGCACAAAATGTGGTATCCGCCCTTCAATACCGGTGCCGGATATGCCATGGGCATTCTGGCAGGTGCTGAGATGACCACTTTGGAAATGCGCTTTATTGCCCTGCGCTGCAAGGATACCATTGCACCTACAGGAACGCTGGCACAGGGTGTCGGTGCAAAGCAGATCAATTCCCAGGGAGAGATCTATGAACAGAAATATGGATTGACCACCTCTCAGCGCCTGCATGGAACAGTGACAGAAAGCCGTGAAGGCCGCGGTCCATGCACCCTGCGCACCATGGGGATCACAGAAGAACAGGATGAGGATTTACAGAAAGCGTATCTCAACATGGCACCTAGTCAAACGCTAAGATGGTTGGAAAGCGGTGAAACACCCCGCATCAAAAACGTAGAAATTGAGGGAACCGAACCCTATATCGTAGGAGGACACACGGCCAGCGGCTATTGGGTGGATACCAATCGGGAAACCACCATAAAGGGACTGTTTGCTGCCGGAGATGTGGCCGGAGGGTGCCCCCAAAAGTACGTAACCGGTGCATTTGCAGAGGGAGAAATCGCAGCAAATGCAGCGATTTCTTGCATGATCAGAGAAGCTGCGCTGCCAGATGCCGGGCAGGTACTGGAAAAAAAGCTCTGGTTGGAGCGATTTATAAGCCAGGATAAAGTCAGTGTTACCACAGACGAATTGGAAGAAAAAATGCAGTCCGTCATGGATCAATACGCCGGAGGGATTGGCTCCGACTACCGTTTTTCTGAAGACTCCCTCCGCATTGCCGATGAAAAGATTGAGGAGATTCAAAGGCAGACAAACGCTTTGGCAGCCCCGGATATGCAGGAACTTGTATACATATTGGAGCTGCGTGAACGATTAATCCTCAGCCGGTCAGTGATCGCCCATTTGGCAGCCCGGCGGGAAACACGCTGGCACAGCTTTGCAGAGAACACCGATTACCCGGACATCAGTTCCGAAATGGAATGCTATGTCAATTCCAGGATTGAGAACGGCAATTTGAAGATTCTCTTCCGGCCGCTTTTTGGGGAAGGAGAAACATATGAGCATTGA